A window of Phragmites australis chromosome 15, lpPhrAust1.1, whole genome shotgun sequence genomic DNA:
GGCATTTCAGAATACATATACCCATTTTGGACGTAGCAGTACACAGCTGTTATAAACAACATACGTGGATGTTCAACTATAAGGCTACAGCACATAATTCGCAGAAACAATTGCCTGCTAATCAATACACCAGTCAATTCAGCAATCATATTAGGGTAGAGATTAACATTTGAAGAACGACTCAGAGACATGTTGATCGACTTTTACATGAATAAGATCAATTCTGCAAACATACTAGGACTGTTTATacaattacatgaaaaatccaTAAAAACATCAGCCTACATGAATGTTAAGTGAATAGAAAAAGGCAGAAATATCTTTTGAGGCCAAGAGGCTAGAAAAGTGAAGATATGACACAAGGAGAAACATATGACAGCAAGCAACTGCAAGCTAGTACACAAATGTACAACAGAGAAGAGAAAGTAAATTACCAATTCAATTGCATTGAGTAGTCGACGGCACATCCCTTGGTGCCTATACATGCCCCTTGTGCCTATGAATGGCATTTCTGCCAAGTCAGTTCCATGAATCCTGATTCATGTAAAAAAACAAGTGAAACATTTTAGAACTGAAATTATGTTAGGATTCATGTAAATtcacaacaagaacaagaaaagaGAGGCGAGTTTGTAGGTTGTCCAATATTCATGCATCACGGGTAGCAATTGGTCGTGGTAGAGTAATATAACAAAATCATGGTAGAGTAATATAACAAAATCAGTCCCTAATTAATATAACAAAATGTAACAGCATATGCACATACAAATGTACCTAACAGATGCCGCGGATATGACTTCATCTCCTCGTTCCAGGATAAATGAATAAAAGCCACTAAAGTCTAAACGACTGAAATCCGACCTGCAACAGCGCATTTACAGAATTTCAATAAGTGATTACATTGAAAAATCCAAGAAGGGTGGCACATCTGTAACAGCTATGGTGATGAATAATCAAGTAGTCTGAATTATAGCACAAAAATGACAGTTTTAGCAATGTTATAGCATGCTCCCCAAATAAGAACTTCTGACAGCCCATGAACTCAATCAGAATTAACTTTTATATAGACATGCTCTTGCAGACTTGAAGAACGGTGAAGGTCAAGGAAAACATAATTCCTACTTCCTAGTTTCCAAGTGTATTGGACTTTTGTTGCAATTGCAACTGGTTCAGGAAAAACATAATTAGCTAGGTAGGTTGCATTTGATTCATCTTGATTGTTTGTAGAGCTACAACCACaatgaatcaagaacacaaaggCATACTTACCCGCAGTTATATACAACATTGTGAATCATATTAATCCCACTTCTCTCATCAATATGTGGCCGAAAGCACTCATCCATAACTGAGAAAGCGAGGGCTGTCTTGGAGTTGCAATGTACCAATTGTGCTTTCTTTTTGAGGGGTATGGCCTGACAATCAGAAAAACAGCGAACCAGACTCCAAGAAAATCCAGCCTCCATATTATTCTTTATCCCAAGAAGCTTTTTTAGTCGTTTATAAATCTGTGATATTTCAACAAACAAAACAGATTTACTGCCCAGGTGTTTAAACTACAGAAATACATATGCAACTAAAAAACAGCAAATATGATACTTTTCTCAAGACATTAGTCATCAGCCCATCACTAACTGAGATGTATCATGCAAAACAGGAAAGTTCACAGGCTGATGTGATGAATGCTATGGACagaagcatcatcatccagatatAATGAAGTATGGATATTAATATATGCtacccaaaaaaaataaaaaatgtcaaGCATAAACAATAAAATATTCAGCAATAGTAAGTATCTATAAAGCAATGGGATGTGGAACCATGACTCTGGACATACTGCAGAATATTGGAATGCAACCTGCAAGAATTCATCATAGGGGTAGATGATTGCATTCTTGTAATAAGTATGCATTCCATCATGTCAGGGAGATTTCGTATGTCATATATTCCCAGACAAACAGAAGGATCAAACTTATTTTCTGCTAGATGGATGGGCACACATCCAGGTAACCTCGGAGAAATTTCATACACGATACATTCCCATCATACAGAAGCAAacaatcttcttctttttttcgtATAGGTTACTAAGAGACTGAAACAGTCAAACAGATGAACGCAATAGTAATTGCAGGGATTCTCATCTCCATATCAAGATACAAGACGTAATGAAAAGCTTTGGTTCGGCGAATCAAATCCTTAAATGCcaaaaacaaaacaacacaaaatcaTCCAATCTTCAACTTAGTCATTAGCTGCGTGTTGCTAAACCACCAACCCAATCATGTGCAAGGTAAATGGTAAGTATTGATAACGCATAGCATAAGCATACAGGCACATGTTATGGCAGAatgggaggaggccaggaagaTATACAAGTAATGAAGGCAAATGATAAATAAGATACTTATAAGAGATAAATAGAATTAAGTAACACTTTGTACCTCTCTACATCCTAGACTGCAAAAGCAATCAATCGAGGTACTAGGATTGGTACAAACAGAGTCTCTCCCGGCTCCAGGTGCACAAGCTTGGTGATCTGCAAAATTATCACGTAAGACAATGTTCAAGCATGAGCGCGCGCgggcgcgcgcgcacacacacacacagagtcGCGCATAGTAGAAAGTCTTACATTTCCTTGAACATTGCAAGCAACAAAGTAACTCAGGAAAAGATGAAGTCTTTTCTTGGACAGAACCACAGAACCTACATAAACAGCTGCGACAATACCAATCTTCAGGGGGCATCTGCAGAGGGAATTGACATAAACTAAATATAAGCATATACACATGCGGCCCAAATTCAAATGATTGTTCAGCTAAATGTGCTggagatgaagagagcgatgtgCTGCAGCACATGTATATTTGTATGCTTACCTTAATTCCTAAACAATTCAAGTGAAAAGTTGAAGTACAGCAATCACAGCACACCAAGTCACCACCATCACCACAAATAGGACAAGTATCATCATATGGGTCATCACAAGGATCTATCTTGTAAAACCCCATATTTTCATATCGTGTGTGCTTCTCCCATGCATCAAGTAAGCATTGCAACAACGAAACGCTACCATCTTCTAGAAAGATGTTTGCATAGGGCTGCTGCTCTTTTGAACCAGCATGAAGTTCAAACTTCGCAACTGTGAGAATCTTGGAACAGCATCCACAGTTAATACCCTCCCTGGTAATTTTACCCTCCAACATTGCCCTTGCTCCCTTATTGTTCATGTATTTGACCTTCATGTCTTCAGAAACAACCCCCAGATCTATCATCCATGAATATACTGTCCGCTTCCATTCATATGGAATATAGCCATCCATGTTATCTTCCATATTATGCATACTCCCACGGACAAGAAGCCCACATCCCCGATGCCTGACTATTAAACTATCCTCCTTGTTCTGATACTTGTTTCTAGAACTTCTAACAACAAGGATATCTTTTGAGTTTCTGCTTCTGCTGCCCCCAGATTTCTTTTCAGCACCATCAATTTCTTCCTTTGTCCTTCTCTTAACTATATTCTTTCTCAGCATTGCTAGATGATCCTTTGATATGGCATCTGAAGCACATGGTTCAATACTATTAAGTTTAGATGAGCGGCCCATATGCTTCTCATCGCGTGGATTTTGAAACTGCTCTTGGTAAACTGCATAAGCCTTAGTGATTGACCAATAGCCAGTCCCTTGAGGAGAAACATAGACAGAGTCTTCATAATCTTTGCTTTTCCTACGCCTTAGATCAATTTTCCATCCATTATCTAAAAGCAAGCGTTTTATCTGATTCCTGAGATCCTGCTTGAGTTTGTTGCGAGGTCCTCCCTTTGACTTCTTCATTTCAGGCTTCTTGAGTGCAGGACCAGATGCGCTTTGCAGACCAATGGCTTTTGATTTTGCCTTCTTCGATAAATCTTCCGGAGACCCTTTATGCTCGTGCAATCTCTTTTTCAGATTCTTGTGTTCACTTGATTTAATGTTCTCATCTTTCCGACTCACTGAAGGCCGATGATGGTTTAGTGAGGAGATCTTCAGTTGTTGCTTTGAATTTTGCTGTTTCATTCTCTGGCCCAAAGAAACTCCCGCTACGCTTGGATCACTTTTCCTCAGCGTGATGGGAGAGACTAGCTTTCCCATAACTCTCTTCTCACCATTTGCATCCTGCTTCTGGAACTCTGCAAGGGCACCACTTTTCTCCTCATCTCCTTTATAGCTATCACTGGTTTCGCCATCCACCTTACTGTTCCTGGGCAGAAACTTTCCAACAGAAGTTTCCAAATTCACAGTAGAGTTCTTCGTTGGCATCTTGTCACCACCAAACTCTCCATCCAACTTAGTTCTATTAATCCGAATCTCGCCATCACCGGTCTCCTTATCCACCTTAATGTTCTTCGTCGGAATCCTGTCATCCCCAGCTTCCCCATCCACCTTAatgttcttcggcaggagctTTAAAACACCTCTCTTTGTTTGAATCCTACCATCACCAGTCTTCTCATCCACCTTAGTGTTCGTCAGCAGAATCTTGCCATCACCAGTATCCCTGACCACCTTATCGTTTTTCGGCAATATCCTCAAAACACCCCTTTTCCCTTGCAACCTTATAACCTCCTGTTGGCCAGAATCAGCAAGTTTGCCTTGATCAGTCTTTAATGGCGTCCGTTTCTCATGTTTCTGTGGCTCTACCCGCCTCCTCTTGCCATCAAAACTCGGCATCTGATCCTTCACCTTTGAAGCACCGCTTACCTTCATCTCCACTCCGCCTTTCTCATCAAGAACCCACCCCGCCCTTACCTCTGGCTTCTCAAACCGCCATGTCGGGAACCCCCGGGGCAGCATTCTCCCACCAGTTCCATCCTTAGACACACTTCCACTGCTTCCACTGCCACCACCATGGACAGCATCAACTCTGATCCTCTTGCGGTCAGGCTGTGAATCACTCCTATCCAGATCACCTCCCTTGTTCTTCTCTGAAACGTCTCCATCACGGGACCTAGCCTCCGAAACCTTCTCAGCACTAACATCGACCACTTTCTCATCCGACTGATCACCATTGCCTTGGCTGCCGGCACCGGCATTGCCCGCAGAGTCGCCGACACGTCCAGCCTTCTCCCGCGCCGAGATGCGGTACTCGTCTGCCTCAGAATCGCTTGACTCCATTACCAGTTGCCTCTTACGCGGCTTCCTCGCCTCCGCGCCGCCTTCCCCGTCCAAACCCATCCAAAACCTCCTCGAGACCGACCCCAAGACAGCTCAAACCTCCCGCTCCGGAACCATCGCAGAGCGCCCCTGGATCAAAAACCACgaggaaaaaaaaaccccaactTCTCAGAGCCCGAGCAATCTCCATCAAACATTCAACCAAAACAAGGCCAAAAAAACACCCAAAAAAATTCCGCAACGGCGCGGGCTCCGACCACCCGGGAGGTCGAAATTCCGCGCGATAGGGGAGAGAGTCGGGTTCACCTGGATCGCGGGAGCGCTGGGAGGCGGCGGTGAGGTCGGATTGCGGCGTCGGGGACTAGGGTTTCGGGGATCGCGGGGGATTTGGGGGGGAGGTGGGAGAAGACGATGCGGTGCGCGGCGGGATTGGCTTGCTCGCTGCTGCTTCTGGTGCTCGTCGTCGGGAGGGGGCCGCGGGGTCTACCGATTAATATTGGGTCGGAGAGGGGGTGTTTGTAATTTTGAGACTGATGTGGATATTTGTATGTGAGACCCTGTAGAGTAGGTGATTTGCGCATCAGTTTTAGGCTCGGCTTTCTTTCCTTACTAGTAACCATGTACGACACGCATGTGTAATTTTTATATACGCGTATAGATGTATTTCATATTCAATACTCGCAGCAAGTTCTGATCTATCTCGTGGTGTCTGGTTCGAGAATAGTTATCTTGTTATCTCCTCCCAATATGGATTACATGTTATTATGACAAAGTAATTATGTTTTCTAAACCGAGTCATTGAAACTATCGCGTCAAGGAATAATACTTACAGGTGAAAGTCTGTGGGAGCATGATTCTTAGACTAACCTTGGAAGCATGCGCTTCATCGGCAACAATTGTAACTATAATACCATGTCCGGTATTATATTAAACGACACGTTAGATAAAAGGAGGAAACGTGTTAATGATACAAGTCTCGAATAAATAGAACAATATGTACACTCTAAAGGACTCAATTTTGTTTACCCGCAATTCCACTTGAACTCTCCTTCACAGTACACTCCAAAGGACTCAAGAATCATCGCAAGAATAGCACATATTGTTTTTATTATCATCTATCCCAGCACCAGGAAAATGCATTAGTTTGAATTTCCATCACATGCTGCAAAAGGGTTGGGAGGTAAAGAGCCACATACATACTGAACAAGCCCAAACTTGATGATCAAGTAGAACCATTCGCCTAGAGGCCATGGTTTCAGTAGATAATTCATTGGAAAAGGATTGTTCACATATCGTTGTTCAGATGTTTGGCCTAAAAGTGGTACATCAGAACTTGAACCTCCCTCCTTCTTCAGAAATTCAATTGTCCCATCTTCCCCACCTGGCATGAACAAAGCAGGATTTATAGAAGGTTTAGGATGTGGATAACAGCGTTGGAACGGAGACTACTTGACAGAAGAGTACCTAAGCAAGCAACTAAATACCGCCCAAAGCAGTACATAGCAAAGGCCTCATGGTCGTCTCGTAGAATCTCGATGTCAACACTTATTGATGGATTTACCAATGATATGTACTGCAAGGATACTCATTAAATGTTACGCAAtgtagtaatttttttttatgagaataGTAGTAAACAAAATTGAACAGCTAAATTAATCTAATCCAATACTGCGAGTATAAACACACATAAATCTCTTGAAGAAAGTCGTAACATAGCACCTTATCAATTAGATTGT
This region includes:
- the LOC133893603 gene encoding uncharacterized protein LOC133893603 isoform X2; this translates as MGLDGEGGAEARKPRKRQLVMESSDSEADEYRISAREKAGRVGDSAGNAGAGSQGNGDQSDEKVVDVSAEKVSEARSRDGDVSEKNKGGDLDRSDSQPDRKRIRVDAVHGGGSGSSGSVSKDGTGGRMLPRGFPTWRFEKPEVRAGWVLDEKGGVEMKVSGASKVKDQMPSFDGKRRRVEPQKHEKRTPLKTDQGKLADSGQQEVIRLQGKRGVLRILPKNDKVVRDTGDGKILLTNTKVDEKTGDGRIQTKRGVLKLLPKNIKVDGEAGDDRIPTKNIKVDKETGDGEIRINRTKLDGEFGGDKMPTKNSTVNLETSVGKFLPRNSKVDGETSDSYKGDEEKSGALAEFQKQDANGEKRVMGKLVSPITLRKSDPSVAGVSLGQRMKQQNSKQQLKISSLNHHRPSVSRKDENIKSSEHKNLKKRLHEHKGSPEDLSKKAKSKAIGLQSASGPALKKPEMKKSKGGPRNKLKQDLRNQIKRLLLDNGWKIDLRRRKSKDYEDSVYVSPQGTGYWSITKAYAVYQEQFQNPRDEKHMGRSSKLNSIEPCASDAISKDHLAMLRKNIVKRRTKEEIDGAEKKSGGSRSRNSKDILVVRSSRNKYQNKEDSLIVRHRGCGLLVRGSMHNMEDNMDGYIPYEWKRTVYSWMIDLGVVSEDMKVKYMNNKGARAMLEGKITREGINCGCCSKILTVAKFELHAGSKEQQPYANIFLEDGSVSLLQCLLDAWEKHTRYENMGFYKIDPCDDPYDDTCPICGDGGDLVCCDCCTSTFHLNCLGIKMPPEDWYCRSCLCRFCGSVQEKTSSFPELLCCLQCSRKYHQACAPGAGRDSVCTNPSTSIDCFCSLGCREIYKRLKKLLGIKNNMEAGFSWSLVRCFSDCQAIPLKKKAQLVHCNSKTALAFSVMDECFRPHIDERSGINMIHNVVYNCGSDFSRLDFSGFYSFILERGDEVISAASVRIHGTDLAEMPFIGTRGMYRHQGMCRRLLNAIELALCSLNVRKLVIPAVPEMENTWTTVFGFKPVEPSKKQKIKSVNLLIINGTGLLEKRLLPIGAGDGQTTASPANPVGSDKTDAQMLGEASGSVTPVHVSREFDVADDLETKYHENPRPLIGNFAGSSDQPPAAEENEAKITLERTPPVSVSGVKSHTLPGVDCGDNMQFKSEADNIQEEKYTETNGKLIAENTVAEEKCGDISNSYHANSLATPVAVDPCTCSSNEIVEAAAVTDKTELNYHSVHCANQEDKKSRAAPADTDVPSVTMDEKPDNHEFKTMVADGYIQCSTEDKGLEGITAPTVDISNDVCGEVIAKRTQTCGEGQLHGEDGIYCSMEDDPSSREPVNA
- the LOC133893603 gene encoding uncharacterized protein LOC133893603 isoform X1, which gives rise to MGLDGEGGAEARKPRKRQLVMESSDSEADEYRISAREKAGRVGDSAGNAGAGSQGNGDQSDEKVVDVSAEKVSEARSRDGDVSEKNKGGDLDRSDSQPDRKRIRVDAVHGGGSGSSGSVSKDGTGGRMLPRGFPTWRFEKPEVRAGWVLDEKGGVEMKVSGASKVKDQMPSFDGKRRRVEPQKHEKRTPLKTDQGKLADSGQQEVIRLQGKRGVLRILPKNDKVVRDTGDGKILLTNTKVDEKTGDGRIQTKRGVLKLLPKNIKVDGEAGDDRIPTKNIKVDKETGDGEIRINRTKLDGEFGGDKMPTKNSTVNLETSVGKFLPRNSKVDGETSDSYKGDEEKSGALAEFQKQDANGEKRVMGKLVSPITLRKSDPSVAGVSLGQRMKQQNSKQQLKISSLNHHRPSVSRKDENIKSSEHKNLKKRLHEHKGSPEDLSKKAKSKAIGLQSASGPALKKPEMKKSKGGPRNKLKQDLRNQIKRLLLDNGWKIDLRRRKSKDYEDSVYVSPQGTGYWSITKAYAVYQEQFQNPRDEKHMGRSSKLNSIEPCASDAISKDHLAMLRKNIVKRRTKEEIDGAEKKSGGSRSRNSKDILVVRSSRNKYQNKEDSLIVRHRGCGLLVRGSMHNMEDNMDGYIPYEWKRTVYSWMIDLGVVSEDMKVKYMNNKGARAMLEGKITREGINCGCCSKILTVAKFELHAGSKEQQPYANIFLEDGSVSLLQCLLDAWEKHTRYENMGFYKIDPCDDPYDDTCPICGDGGDLVCCDCCTSTFHLNCLGIKMPPEDWYCRSCLCRFCGSVQEKTSSFPELLCCLQCSRKYHQACAPGAGRDSVCTNPSTSIDCFCSLGCREIYKRLKKLLGIKNNMEAGFSWSLVRCFSDCQAIPLKKKAQLVHCNSKTALAFSVMDECFRPHIDERSGINMIHNVVYNCGSDFSRLDFSGFYSFILERGDEVISAASVRIHGTDLAEMPFIGTRGMYRHQGMCRRLLNAIELALCSLNVRKLVIPAVPEMENTWTTVFGFKPVEPSKKQKIKSVNLLIINGTGLLEKRLLPIGAGDGQTTASPANPVGSDKTDAQMLGEASGSVTPVHVSREFDVADDLETKYHENPRPLIGNFAGSSDQPPAAEENEAKITLERTPPVSVSGVKSHTLPGVDCGDNMQFKSEADNIQEEKYTETNGKLIAENTVAEEKCGDISNSYHANSLATPVAVDPCTCSSNEIVEAAAVTDKTELNYHSVHCANQEDKKSRAAPADTDVPSVTMDEKPDNHEFKTMVADGYIQCSTEDKGLEGITNVVDGTSIDAYRDKDTSEDYSASAVGHGVSMKGSVQQAEVIKDKIGSFSPDLKRPSISKHMLEKLNESKSIESDNVEMNDATIKVGMTVESSNDAGITAPTVDISNDVCGEVIAKRTQTCGEGQLHGEDGIYCSMEDDPSSREPVNA